cactttcagacatgcactggactccagacaatctcctgacattctccagaggggctggatGTTTCCCTAAAACTCTACCTAATGTGTCGATACAGCAGGATAGGTGTGCTGATGATGCTTCAAACATGCTACAGAcgcaaaaatacaaatacaaagagaaaatctctgcagcagttattatgttacatcctgcctctgacTATTgggccacccctcacctgaacgctccagagatttgtgttgatgtgaacGAGTTCTATAAAAGAATCTcttgctgcgttgttcatgtgttaaaGACAAAGCTGGAGagagtctggacccaattctgcagacgtcctccagaggtcatgtctgaaagtgtCTATACAGTCCTCAATTAACTAATATTTCAATGTAGAGCACGCTGctgtctcacctgctgctgttcaCTATGTTCTCTCCATCATATCCAcagtttctcctccagctgtgtttccctttaagttaaatattaaataaaataatcaaatgaccTTCATCAAGCAAGTATTGTCATCAAGCACTGAACATATACACAGAGTCAAAACATACactgtgaaaaagagagaacaaacGTACCTctgtggatttctttttttcctgttacagaaagaaacagatgaaaaaccTCTTACTCGATGACATCATGACTTGATGGGTTCTTATCATCcatgagaacattttctttgatcacacacacatcgtacctgaatgacatgttttcctcttcctgtaAACGAAGGCGATGGCagatataacaaataaaataaccaaAACCACTGCAGCGATGATTCCCACTGTGACATTTAAACTGgtattttcacattcagcatCAGTTGAAGTTGTTCCTGGTCGCTTCAGCTGAAGGTTTGGTGATTCACATCTGGAACGACAGGGGGACATGTTCACAGGACCGTGAGAGACACCACAGATTCACTGCAGGTGTAAGAAACCAGGCACGTCCACGTGTGGTGTGACTCttcacttactgtgtgtgtgcttgacaaGATGTACGGGTCCCATCAGAAAATGTTCCATCACTGCAGTCAGAGCATTCAGAGTCTGTGAGGGCTGTtcctgtacaaacacaaactatacaGTTACTATTGTACACGTCATATTAGGATTATAGAGCAAAGTGGTATTTGACATGAGACCTGTCTGATTATTGAGGTTTTTGATCAGCAAACATTTCCTTGTTCAAATTCCCTCCTTTTGATGTgagatgtgatgaaatgtaGAGCAGCATGTCACTAAACTTACAAACATATTTCTATTAACTAAGGAACATTGACAGAATTTCAAAGATACAGAAACTATTTGACATTAGTTTCTCTCATCACACCTGGATCACTGCAACAGTCTTTTATGACtatattcattatttgtttttatattttttgtgttgcataaagaaaagacaaggtCAGATGAGATGCACCTTTAATGATCCTCCATGGAGGAAGTTCAGTCgacgcagcagcacagtgaaagCAGCAGTGCATGGACACAATGTagtcagaataaaaataagaatacaacTTTGAAATAACACTGAATATATTAGGCTGTTTATCACAACTGTCCACTTCTTGTAGAATGTGACAGGCTGCCACTCagccacattattattattattatttctcttatgattatgattattatcacaGTTGCACAGGAAGATTGGATTttgattagttttgtttttagttagtgagtcctcttcaaactgttctacaatatactgtcactttttattgtttgtgtgcagaactttttataaacagtctaagTGTGTGGTTTATAAACCTTAGACAAaccatatatatacacaacttttcaaaataaaagaactgTTCACTATAAGgcactgcagcaacaaatgttttactttgaaaacagattgctaaacaggaagtgattctctgacttctgttgccatgacggagatcagATAATCAGACTCTCTCAGTCCAATGtggtgaaattaaaatcatgaaatcatcaaaatgatctggcagtGATTCTGACTGAACGTTTGATAATTCATAATACAGATGTCATGTGTGAAGCATGAAATGAACAATTAGCCACATATCATCCAAATGCTTCACAATTGACTGGATGACTGAAATAACCtgctctgtgttctttttttacagctgaGAAAACTTCAATCTTAAAGTCAGAATTGGAAAACGCACCTCTATGTTTGATGAACTGCCCTggtttacattgtgtgtgtttctttgctgctgcacagttgTTCCTTGTGCGGTCTGTACAGTAGAATCCTTCCAGAGGTTCACAAAGTGAatctgttgttgctgtgcaTGAAGTGTGTATCTTCAGACCAGAATCTGTGGACACATAGAGGTTACATATGGAGGGAACATATGAAGATACAAACTGCTGTATAAACAACACAGTGGACTGATCTGCTGGTGGCAGGAACAAGGAGATATGGAGTGAACAACGGACTTTTGTAAGAACTTTCACTTCTACCATTAATGCAAGTCCCACTGATAGAAACTACAGAGCAAAGGAGAGTCTCGTAATTTGATGGCAAAAAAAAGAACtaaaatatgaacacacacaatttgtgacttgtgttttgtgacacagaaaatgattctAAACAGACAATCACAGTGACGAAGTAAAAACCATCAGAAAAGCTCAGTTCCATCTCAGTCTCAGCTCATACACTGTTGGACTTACTGATTTTAAACCTACAATAAATGTTAAGACAGAAATCTACCTGGACCACAGGTCGTGCAGGGTAAACAAATTCTACGTCCAGTGGGAAGATTCATGAAGGTGTCCTTCACACAGGGCAGACAGGAAGTGCTCCTAAACTCTATGCAGTCTGTTTTAACACGATTTcctgttgaaaagaaaacaattgaattgcatgaaatgtttctgttgaacaaagacaaatcatctTGAGAGTTAAACTCACGTTATATGTGAGTCATCGTAACATGCGCTGCAGGTTCATTCTTATTACTTACAACAAAAGAagccaaaacataaaacaacccATTCCATCTTATTCTTCTCGTTCAGGATCTTACCAGGTGGACAAAGAGAACAGCATCTGCTCCCTATCTGATACTCAGTTAGATGACAAGTCAGAGTATTCACACAGAAGACTTTGATCAAAAGTATCTGAAGGACAGAGCAAAagtttaaacatgttaacattgtcatgaacagagagaggagaggagacgactGGACACTTAAATGACcaaatgtttcttctttccagtttctgttttttgtaaTATATTTGTGACAACATTTGAGTTAGTATTCAGATCATTGTAAGTTCATTCAATGAAAGATGGATGTATAtgggtttattttataaaaacaatggaTGAGAACCCCAGAGACCTGCTCATCTGTTTAAACAGACTCAACACTGGCTTGATTGTTTCTGGAGTCAGATTGTTAATTAACAGTATCCAGCCCAAATACTCCTCCTCAAGTTAATAGCTGAGTAGTCTGCATCTGTTAAGGTGGAGCTCCACCAGTTAAGatttttgtatttactgtttctTTGATTTACAACTTTGAGGAAATATTACTGAAAGTGCAGCCTGTCAGAATTCTGCTAA
This sequence is a window from Paralichthys olivaceus isolate ysfri-2021 chromosome 6, ASM2471397v2, whole genome shotgun sequence. Protein-coding genes within it:
- the LOC138410492 gene encoding tumor necrosis factor receptor superfamily member 14-like isoform X4, with the translated sequence MEVRLIVLTTILLIKVFCVNTLTCHLTEYQIGSRCCSLCPPGNRVKTDCIEFRSTSCLPCVKDTFMNLPTGRRICLPCTTCGPDSGLKIHTSCTATTDSLCEPLEGFYCTDRTRNNCAAAKKHTQCKPGQFIKHRGTALTDSECSDCSDGTFSDGTRTSCQAHTQCESPNLQLKRPGTTSTDAECENTSLNVTVGIIAAVVLVILFVISAIAFVYRKRKTCHSGKKEIHRGKHSWRRNCGYDGENIVNSSSKRDEPAE
- the LOC138410492 gene encoding tumor necrosis factor receptor superfamily member 14-like isoform X5, whose translation is MNLRSKHLEAASLLILLIKVFCVNTLTCHLTEYQIGSRCCSLCPPGNRVKTDCIEFRSTSCLPCVKDTFMNLPTGRRICLPCTTCGPDSGLKIHTSCTATTDSLCEPLEGFYCTDRTRNNCAAAKKHTQCKPGQFIKHRGTALTDSECSDCSDGTFSDGTRTSCQAHTQCESPNLQLKRPGTTSTDAECENTSLNVTVGIIAAVVLVILFVISAIAFVYRKRKTCHSGTMETQLEEKLWI
- the LOC138410492 gene encoding tumor necrosis factor receptor superfamily member 14-like isoform X1, producing the protein MNLRSKHLEAASLLILLIKVFCVNTLTCHLTEYQIGSRCCSLCPPGNRVKTDCIEFRSTSCLPCVKDTFMNLPTGRRICLPCTTCGPDSGLKIHTSCTATTDSLCEPLEGFYCTDRTRNNCAAAKKHTQCKPGQFIKHRGTALTDSECSDCSDGTFSDGTRTSCQAHTQCESPNLQLKRPGTTSTDAECENTSLNVTVGIIAAVVLVILFVISAIAFVYRKRKTCHSGKKEIHRGKHSWRRNCGYDGENIVNSSRCHCTQTTVSWEYETWSMFIKTA
- the LOC138410492 gene encoding tumor necrosis factor receptor superfamily member 14-like isoform X7; this encodes MNLPTGRRICLPCTTCGPDSGLKIHTSCTATTDSLCEPLEGFYCTDRTRNNCAAAKKHTQCKPGQFIKHRGTALTDSECSDCSDGTFSDGTRTSCQAHTQCESPNLQLKRPGTTSTDAECENTSLNVTVGIIAAVVLVILFVISAIAFVYRKRKTCHSGKKEIHRGKHSWRRNCGYDGENIVNSSRCHCTQTTVSWEYETWSMFIKTA
- the LOC138410492 gene encoding tumor necrosis factor receptor superfamily member 14-like isoform X6, with amino-acid sequence MEVRLIVLTTILLIKVFCVNTLTCHLTEYQIGSRCCSLCPPGNRVKTDCIEFRSTSCLPCVKDTFMNLPTGRRICLPCTTCGPDSGLKIHTSCTATTDSLCEPLEGFYCTDRTRNNCAAAKKHTQCKPGQFIKHRGTALTDSECSDCSDGTFSDGTRTSCQAHTQCESPNLQLKRPGTTSTDAECENTSLNVTVGIIAAVVLVILFVISAIAFVYRKRKTCHSGTMETQLEEKLWI
- the LOC138410492 gene encoding tumor necrosis factor receptor superfamily member 14-like isoform X2 is translated as MNLRSKHLEAASLLILLIKVFCVNTLTCHLTEYQIGSRCCSLCPPGNRVKTDCIEFRSTSCLPCVKDTFMNLPTGRRICLPCTTCGPDSGLKIHTSCTATTDSLCEPLEGFYCTDRTRNNCAAAKKHTQCKPGQFIKHRGTALTDSECSDCSDGTFSDGTRTSCQAHTQCESPNLQLKRPGTTSTDAECENTSLNVTVGIIAAVVLVILFVISAIAFVYRKRKTCHSGKKEIHRGKHSWRRNCGYDGENIVNSSSKRDEPAE
- the LOC138410492 gene encoding tumor necrosis factor receptor superfamily member 14-like isoform X3; its protein translation is MTMLTCLNFCSVLQILLIKVFCVNTLTCHLTEYQIGSRCCSLCPPGNRVKTDCIEFRSTSCLPCVKDTFMNLPTGRRICLPCTTCGPDSGLKIHTSCTATTDSLCEPLEGFYCTDRTRNNCAAAKKHTQCKPGQFIKHRGTALTDSECSDCSDGTFSDGTRTSCQAHTQCESPNLQLKRPGTTSTDAECENTSLNVTVGIIAAVVLVILFVISAIAFVYRKRKTCHSGKKEIHRGKHSWRRNCGYDGENIVNSSSKRDEPAE